From the Quercus lobata isolate SW786 chromosome 6, ValleyOak3.0 Primary Assembly, whole genome shotgun sequence genome, one window contains:
- the LOC115950470 gene encoding aspartyl protease family protein 1-like yields the protein MSWALSYTSSYSFTFASCTLLVILLLLGLSSQSCNGLGTFGFDIHHRFSDTVKAILGADGLPEKGSVEYYAAMARRDHIIQGRHLAASNNQSPLTFANGNNTLTDPSLSFLYYANVSVGTPSLSFLVALDTGSSLFWLPCDCQKNIAVGCNTYTYLSSGEEINLNIYSPSASSTSEKAPCNISTLCDQNQCLSASSDCAYTYGYVDGSSNSGILVEDVLHLITDDNQLKAVEAQITFGCAQNLVDGTVNGLLGLGIDDLSVPSILVRKGLDSNSFSMCFGPDHEHGRITFGDGGSLDQKETPFTIMQSLPYYMIGLTQITVGSSSSKLELSAAFDSGTSYTLLRDPAYTFITESFASQVKESPSSYQSGSIYLDYCYDLRANQNSNLNFPKISLTLKGGGEYFVIDPILPVVTNQGGYLYCLGIIKGGDSDYNTIGQNFMTGYRLVFNREKMVIGWKASDCESNRNSNSPPTNPSQSLPFSPPLAAGGPGNDYHVPTTPLSMINHSPELKSFTCALMMLLVSFFAIM from the exons ATGTCTTGGGCTTTGAGTTATACTAGTTCATATTCATTCACTTTTGCATCATGCACACTGCTGGTAATATTGTTACTACTGGGTTTGAGTAGCCAGAGCTGTAACGGGTTGGGGACATTTGGGTTTGACATTCACCACCGGTTCTCGGATACGGTTAAGGCAATTCTTGGCGCTGATGGGCTTCCAGAGAAAGGAAGCGTAGAGTACTATGCTGCCATGGCCCGCCGTGACCACATAATCCAGGGCCGTCACCTTGCCGCCAGTAACAACCAGTCGCCACTCACTTTTGCCAATGGAAACAATACGCTTACCGACCCCAGTTTGTCATT TCTGTATTATGCAAATGTTTCTGTGGGGACACCaagtttatcatttttggtGGCATTGGACACAGGCAGTAGTTTGTTCTGGTTACCATGCGATTGTCAGAAAAACATTGCTGTTGGTTGCAATACCTACACATACCTATCATCTGGAGAG GAAATAAACCTCAACATTTATAGTCCTTCTGCATCATcaacaagtgaaaaagctcCTTGCAACATCAGTACCTTGTGCGATCAAAATCAATGTCTTTCAGCTAGTAGTGACTGTGCTTATACATATGGCTACGTCGATGGTTCATCAAATTCTGGGATCTTAGTAGAGGATGTTTTGCACCTAATTACGGATGACAATCAATTAAAAGCTGTTGAAGCTCAAATTACTTTTGG TTGTGCACAAAATCTGGTTGATGGTACAGTAAACGGTTTACTTGGGCTTGGAATTGATGACTTATCTGTTCCTAGCATCTTAGTAAGAAAAGGGCTCGattcaaattctttttctaTGTGTTTTGGACCTGATCATGAGCATGGGAGAATAACTTTTGGAGATGGTGGCAGCTTAGACCAAAAAGAAACACCTTTCACCATTATGCAATCACT TCCATATTATATGATCGGCCTCACTCAAATAACTGTGGGAAGCAGTAGTTCTAAGCTGGAGCTCAGCGCTGCCTTTGACTCTGGTACATCGTATACATTACTAAGAGACCCAGCTTATACATTTATTACTGAGAGT tTCGCTTCCCAAGTCAAAGAAAGTCCGTCCAGTTATCAGTCGGGCTCCATTTATTTAGATTACTGTTATGACTTGAGG GCAAATCAAAACAGTAATTTGAATTTCCCTAAAATCAGTCTGACATTGAAAGGTGGAGGAGAATATTTTGTCATTGATCCAATATTACCAGTGGTTACTAATCAG GGCGGATATTTGTATTGCTTGGGTATTATCAAAGGTGGAGATTCTGACTATAATACCATAGGAC AAAACTTCATGACTGGTTATCGCCTAGTTTTCAATCGTGAGAAGATGGTAATAGGTTGGAAGGCATCTGACTGTGAGT CCAATCGTAATTCGAACTCTCCACCTACTAACCCATCACAgtctcttcctttttctcctcCACTAGCAGCAGGGGGTCCTGGAAACGATTATCATGTACCGACAACACCTCTATCCATGATCAATCATTCACCCGAGTTGAAGTCTTTTACTTGCGCCCTCATGATGCttcttgtttctttctttgccattatgtga